In a genomic window of Mycolicibacterium neoaurum VKM Ac-1815D:
- the iolB gene encoding 5-deoxy-glucuronate isomerase, translated as MNSSWYIPAGSADAPYSVAVTPESAGWSECGLHVLDLGTDGTVALQTGDTEVMILPLAGGGSVECADDVFELGTRTSVFDGPADMVYLGVGQSYVVTGHGRIAVCAARASRSLPNRRRAAADVPVELRGAGNCSRQVHNFGTADTFEADSLIACEVITPGGNWSSYPAHKHDEDSYVESQLEEIYYFEIDDSPAGTPGFGYHRVFGTPARPIEVLEEVRTGDVVLVPHGYHGPSIAAPGHHMYYLNVMAGSGPERAWRICDNPDHTWLRASWDHQEIDPRLPMRTNRGV; from the coding sequence ATGAACAGCTCCTGGTACATACCGGCGGGTTCGGCCGACGCGCCGTACTCGGTGGCCGTCACCCCGGAGTCAGCAGGCTGGTCCGAATGTGGGCTGCACGTTCTGGATCTGGGCACCGACGGTACGGTCGCGCTGCAGACCGGCGACACCGAGGTGATGATCCTGCCGCTGGCCGGCGGCGGCTCCGTCGAATGCGCTGACGACGTGTTCGAACTCGGCACGCGGACATCGGTTTTCGACGGCCCCGCCGATATGGTCTATCTGGGTGTCGGGCAGTCCTATGTGGTGACCGGACACGGGCGCATCGCCGTCTGCGCCGCCCGAGCCAGCCGGTCCCTGCCCAACCGGCGGCGGGCCGCCGCCGATGTGCCGGTCGAGTTACGCGGGGCGGGCAACTGCAGCCGGCAGGTACACAATTTCGGCACCGCGGACACCTTCGAGGCGGATTCACTGATCGCGTGCGAGGTCATCACCCCCGGCGGTAACTGGTCGAGCTATCCGGCCCACAAACACGATGAGGACAGCTACGTCGAGTCCCAGCTCGAAGAGATCTACTACTTCGAGATCGACGACAGCCCGGCCGGCACTCCGGGATTCGGCTATCACCGCGTGTTCGGCACACCTGCCCGGCCCATCGAGGTACTCGAAGAGGTCCGCACCGGCGATGTGGTCCTGGTGCCGCACGGCTATCACGGCCCGTCGATCGCCGCACCCGGTCACCACATGTACTACCTGAATGTCATGGCCGGATCCGGGCCCGAGCGGGCGTGGCGGATCTGCGACAACCCGGACCACACCTGGCTGCGCGCCAGCTGGGATCACCAAGAGATCGACCCGCGCCTGCCGATGCGCACGAACCGAGGAGTTTGA
- the iolD gene encoding 3D-(3,5/4)-trihydroxycyclohexane-1,2-dione acylhydrolase (decyclizing), with amino-acid sequence MVSTAPKAADKLADTEATVRLTVAQATIAFLAAQYVERDGDRTPFFAGCFGIFGHGNVAGLGQALLQDEIEAQAAGRAPRMPYVLGRNEQAMVHSAVAYARQKDRLQTWAVTASVGPGSTNMLTGAALATINRLPVLLLPADTFATRVSSPVLQELELPSSGDVTVNDAFKPLSRYFDRVWRPEQLPAALLGAMRVLTDPVETGAATVSIPQDVQAEAHDWPESLFAERTWHIARPLPERAVVARAAALIAAARRPLIIAGGGVHYSGAEAALTALAEQTGIPVAESQAGKGSLRHDHPQSVGAVGSTGSTAANALATDADVVIGIGTRYSDFTSASRTAFNNPQVRFVNINVASLDAVKQGGVSVVADAREAIEALGPALADYRVPDEYRSHISELAGEWDAAVSAAFATEDGAQLNQNQVIGLVNSLSDPRDVVVCAAGSMPGDLHKLWRSRDRKSYHVEYGFSCMGYEIAGGIGVRMAAPDRDVFVMVGDGSYLMMATEIATAVQEGVKVIPVLVQNHGFASIGGLSESLGSQRFGTAYRYRGTDGRLDGDRLPVDLAANAASLGADVIKVATAAEFTDAVKVAKAADRITVIHVETDPRVYAPDSHSWWDVPVSQVSALESTQQAYQRYTEWKKVQRPLIAPSDG; translated from the coding sequence GTGGTGTCCACCGCCCCGAAAGCAGCCGACAAACTCGCGGATACCGAAGCCACCGTCCGTCTCACCGTCGCGCAGGCCACCATCGCGTTTCTGGCCGCCCAGTATGTCGAGCGCGACGGTGATCGCACGCCGTTCTTCGCCGGATGCTTCGGCATCTTCGGCCACGGCAACGTTGCCGGTCTCGGCCAGGCATTGCTGCAGGACGAGATCGAGGCGCAGGCGGCCGGACGCGCACCACGCATGCCCTACGTGCTGGGCCGCAACGAACAGGCGATGGTGCACAGCGCCGTCGCCTATGCGCGGCAGAAGGACCGGCTGCAGACCTGGGCGGTGACCGCCAGCGTCGGACCCGGATCGACCAATATGCTCACCGGCGCCGCGTTGGCCACCATCAACCGGCTGCCGGTCCTGCTGTTGCCCGCCGACACGTTCGCCACCCGGGTCAGCTCGCCGGTGCTCCAGGAGCTCGAACTGCCGTCCTCCGGTGATGTCACGGTCAATGACGCGTTCAAGCCACTGTCCCGCTACTTCGACCGGGTCTGGCGGCCCGAACAGCTGCCGGCCGCCCTGCTGGGGGCCATGCGCGTGCTCACCGACCCCGTCGAGACGGGCGCGGCCACGGTATCCATCCCGCAGGACGTCCAGGCCGAGGCCCATGACTGGCCGGAATCGCTTTTCGCCGAACGCACCTGGCACATCGCACGTCCGCTGCCCGAACGCGCGGTGGTCGCCCGGGCGGCCGCCCTCATCGCCGCGGCGCGCCGGCCGTTGATCATCGCCGGTGGCGGAGTGCACTATTCCGGCGCGGAGGCGGCGCTGACCGCCCTGGCCGAGCAGACCGGCATCCCCGTGGCCGAGAGCCAAGCCGGTAAGGGGTCGTTGCGCCACGATCATCCACAGAGCGTCGGTGCGGTCGGCTCCACCGGCAGCACCGCGGCCAACGCCCTGGCCACCGATGCCGACGTGGTGATCGGAATAGGCACTCGGTACAGCGATTTCACCTCCGCCTCGCGCACCGCCTTCAACAATCCACAGGTGCGTTTCGTCAACATCAACGTCGCATCCCTCGACGCGGTGAAGCAGGGCGGGGTGAGTGTCGTCGCCGATGCGCGCGAGGCCATCGAGGCGCTCGGCCCGGCGCTGGCCGATTACCGCGTACCCGACGAATACCGTTCTCACATAAGCGAGCTGGCCGGAGAGTGGGATGCCGCGGTCTCGGCTGCGTTCGCCACCGAGGACGGCGCGCAGTTGAACCAGAACCAGGTGATCGGACTGGTCAACTCCCTGTCGGACCCGCGCGACGTGGTGGTGTGCGCCGCCGGTTCGATGCCCGGTGATCTACACAAGTTGTGGCGATCACGTGACCGCAAGAGCTACCACGTCGAATACGGGTTCTCCTGCATGGGATATGAGATCGCCGGCGGTATCGGGGTACGCATGGCTGCGCCGGATCGCGACGTGTTCGTGATGGTCGGCGACGGTTCGTATCTGATGATGGCCACCGAGATCGCGACCGCGGTGCAGGAAGGCGTCAAGGTGATCCCGGTGCTCGTGCAGAATCACGGGTTCGCCTCCATCGGCGGGCTTTCGGAGTCACTGGGCTCGCAGCGCTTCGGTACCGCCTATCGGTACCGCGGCACCGACGGCCGCCTCGACGGTGACCGACTGCCGGTCGACCTGGCCGCCAACGCCGCCAGCCTCGGCGCCGATGTCATCAAGGTCGCCACGGCCGCCGAGTTCACCGATGCGGTCAAGGTAGCCAAGGCCGCCGACCGGATCACCGTCATCCACGTCGAGACCGACCCGCGCGTCTACGCGCCCGACAGCCACTCGTGGTGGGACGTGCCGGTGTCGCAGGTGTCGGCGTTGGAATCGACACAGCAGGCCTACCAGCGCTACACGGAATGGAAGAAGGTGCAGCGCCCGCTGATCGCGCCGTCGGACGGCTGA
- a CDS encoding glutamine synthetase III family protein, producing the protein MSGNAVRLKAINNVEAYVPPAISFDPAEAPGEIFGANVFTKAEMQLRLPKSVFKSVVATIEKGATLDPAVADAVASAMKDWALSKGATHYAHVFYPMTGLTAEKHDSFLEPVSDGQTLAEFAGKTLIQGEPDASSFPSGGLRSTFEARGYTGWDVTSPAYILENPNGNTLCIPTVFVSMTGEALDYKTPLLRSQQAMGVHAERILTLFGHKNLEKVVSFCGPEQEYFLVDRHFFLARPDLINAGRTLFGAKPPKGQEFDDHYFGAVPERVLGFMMDTERELFKLGIPAKTRHNEVAPAQFEVAPMFERANIASDHQQLLMTVFKTIARKHGMECLFHEKPFAGVNGSGKHVNFSVGNSELGSLLVPGDTPHENAQFLVFCAAVIRAVHQFPGLLRVSVASATNDHRLGANEAPPAIISIFLGAQLADVFEQIAKGAATSSKGKGVMHIGVDTLPQLPTDPGDRNRTSPFAFTGNRFEFRAPGSGQTVAVPMIVLNTIMADSLDYMATVLEKAVADGTEFDTAVQQLLTDIITEHGAVVFNGDGYSENWQTEAAERGLPNLKTTLDAIPELITPEAVEVFEKYGVFNERELHSRYEVRLEQYALTIAVEAKLALELGTTVILPAAVRYQTELAQNVATLKAAGFDADTTLLEAVSTPIAELTAAVGALKAGLSDHSAESALDEAAHAQKVLLPAMDAVRAAADALEGVVADDLWPLPTYQEMLYIL; encoded by the coding sequence TTGAGCGGTAACGCAGTCCGGCTTAAGGCCATCAACAACGTCGAGGCCTATGTGCCGCCGGCCATCAGCTTCGACCCCGCCGAGGCCCCCGGAGAGATCTTCGGCGCCAACGTCTTCACCAAGGCCGAGATGCAGCTGCGGCTGCCCAAGTCGGTGTTCAAATCGGTCGTGGCGACCATCGAGAAGGGCGCCACTCTCGACCCGGCCGTCGCCGACGCCGTCGCCTCGGCGATGAAGGACTGGGCACTGTCCAAGGGGGCGACCCACTACGCGCACGTGTTCTACCCGATGACCGGGCTCACCGCCGAGAAGCACGACAGCTTCCTTGAGCCGGTCTCCGACGGTCAGACGCTGGCCGAGTTCGCAGGCAAGACGCTGATCCAGGGCGAACCCGACGCGTCGAGCTTCCCCTCCGGCGGCCTGCGCAGCACCTTCGAAGCGCGCGGTTACACCGGCTGGGATGTCACCAGCCCGGCCTACATCCTGGAGAATCCGAACGGGAACACGCTCTGCATCCCAACGGTTTTCGTCTCGATGACCGGTGAAGCCCTGGACTACAAGACCCCGCTGCTGCGCAGCCAGCAGGCGATGGGTGTGCACGCCGAGCGCATCCTGACGCTGTTCGGGCACAAGAACCTGGAGAAGGTCGTCTCGTTCTGCGGTCCCGAGCAGGAGTACTTCCTTGTCGATCGGCACTTCTTCCTGGCCAGGCCCGACCTGATCAACGCCGGCCGCACGCTTTTCGGCGCCAAGCCGCCGAAGGGTCAGGAGTTCGACGACCACTACTTCGGTGCGGTGCCCGAGCGTGTGTTGGGCTTCATGATGGACACCGAGCGCGAGCTGTTCAAGCTCGGTATCCCGGCCAAGACCCGGCACAACGAGGTGGCGCCCGCGCAGTTCGAGGTGGCGCCGATGTTCGAACGGGCCAATATCGCCTCCGATCATCAGCAGCTGCTGATGACCGTGTTCAAGACCATCGCCCGCAAGCACGGCATGGAATGTCTGTTCCACGAGAAGCCGTTCGCCGGTGTCAACGGTTCCGGTAAGCACGTGAACTTCTCGGTCGGCAATTCCGAACTCGGTTCCCTGCTGGTTCCCGGTGACACCCCGCACGAGAACGCGCAGTTCCTGGTGTTCTGCGCCGCCGTCATCCGTGCCGTCCACCAATTCCCCGGGCTGCTGCGAGTTTCGGTGGCCTCGGCCACCAACGACCACCGCCTCGGCGCCAACGAGGCGCCGCCTGCCATCATCTCGATCTTCCTCGGCGCGCAGCTGGCCGATGTGTTCGAGCAGATCGCCAAGGGCGCGGCGACCTCGTCGAAGGGCAAGGGCGTCATGCACATCGGTGTCGACACCCTGCCCCAGCTGCCGACCGATCCGGGCGACCGCAACCGCACCAGCCCGTTTGCCTTCACCGGCAACCGGTTCGAGTTCCGTGCGCCCGGTTCCGGGCAGACGGTGGCGGTGCCGATGATCGTGCTGAACACCATCATGGCCGACTCGTTGGATTACATGGCGACGGTATTGGAGAAGGCCGTCGCGGACGGTACCGAATTCGACACCGCGGTGCAGCAGCTGCTCACCGACATCATCACCGAGCACGGCGCGGTGGTCTTCAACGGTGACGGCTACTCGGAGAACTGGCAGACCGAGGCGGCCGAGCGTGGTCTGCCGAATCTCAAGACCACGCTGGATGCCATCCCGGAGCTGATCACCCCGGAGGCCGTCGAGGTGTTCGAGAAGTACGGGGTGTTCAACGAGCGCGAGCTGCACAGCCGCTACGAGGTGCGCTTGGAGCAGTACGCGCTGACCATCGCGGTGGAGGCCAAGCTCGCGCTCGAACTCGGCACCACGGTGATCCTGCCCGCTGCCGTCCGCTACCAGACCGAACTGGCGCAGAACGTCGCCACCCTCAAGGCGGCTGGTTTCGATGCCGATACCACGCTGCTGGAGGCGGTTTCGACACCGATTGCCGAGCTGACCGCGGCCGTCGGTGCGCTCAAGGCCGGGTTGTCGGACCACTCCGCGGAGTCCGCGCTCGACGAGGCCGCCCATGCGCAGAAGGTGTTGCTGCCGGCCATGGATGCCGTGCGGGCGGCCGCCGACGCACTCGAAGGTGTGGTGGCCGATGACCTGTGGCCGCTGCCCACCTACCAGGAGATGCTCTACATCCTGTAG
- a CDS encoding ISL3 family transposase codes for MRVSTAFNRLLQIPGASVVEVSIGDRDVEVTLRPTARLLRCPCSKRVRSVYDRRRRRWRHLDLGTKRLWLTYDIRRLHCPDCGVTTEEVPWARPGARFSRDFEDTVLWLAQRTDRTTVSTLMRCAWESVTSIIKRGVAELLDQRRLRALYQIGVDEICYRHPHRYLTIIGDHTSGTVIDVQPGKSRESLAKFYTSQPDSTLAGIQAVTMDVSSVYTAATQEHLPQATICYDGFHILQWVNRALDRVFSEAAAGPDRVHMSSTQWRTTRWALRTGEDKLPDDKRALVNEIAKQNRHVGRAWALKEQARDLYRYDHEPGAARQLLRAWITAAKRSRIPAFAALGKRFEVYTEPILAAIELKLSNALAEGINAKIRLINARGYGHHSAETLTSMIYLCLGGLHIKLPTKT; via the coding sequence GTGCGCGTCAGTACTGCATTTAACCGTCTTCTTCAGATTCCTGGTGCATCCGTGGTCGAGGTGTCGATCGGCGACCGCGACGTCGAAGTCACCCTGCGCCCCACAGCCCGACTGCTGAGGTGCCCCTGCAGCAAACGCGTCCGGTCAGTCTATGACCGCCGCCGGCGGCGATGGCGACACCTCGATCTGGGCACCAAACGACTGTGGCTGACCTACGACATCCGCCGACTGCACTGCCCGGATTGCGGTGTGACCACCGAAGAGGTGCCCTGGGCCCGCCCGGGAGCCAGGTTCAGCCGAGACTTCGAAGACACGGTGCTGTGGCTGGCCCAGCGCACCGACCGCACGACAGTGTCCACACTGATGCGCTGCGCCTGGGAATCGGTCACCTCGATCATCAAACGCGGAGTCGCTGAGCTGCTCGACCAACGTCGACTAAGGGCCCTGTATCAGATCGGTGTCGACGAGATCTGTTACCGCCACCCGCACCGCTATCTCACCATCATCGGCGATCACACGTCTGGCACCGTCATCGATGTCCAACCCGGAAAGAGTCGCGAATCACTCGCTAAATTCTATACAAGCCAACCAGATTCGACCCTCGCCGGAATCCAAGCGGTCACCATGGACGTCAGCAGCGTCTACACCGCAGCCACCCAAGAGCACCTGCCCCAGGCAACGATCTGCTACGACGGATTCCACATTCTGCAATGGGTCAACCGTGCACTGGACCGTGTCTTCTCCGAGGCTGCCGCTGGGCCAGACCGAGTCCACATGTCCTCAACGCAATGGCGGACCACCCGCTGGGCGCTGCGCACCGGAGAGGACAAACTCCCCGACGACAAACGCGCCCTGGTCAACGAGATCGCCAAACAGAACCGGCACGTCGGGCGGGCATGGGCACTCAAAGAACAAGCTCGCGACCTCTACCGCTACGACCACGAACCCGGCGCTGCACGCCAACTCCTCAGAGCCTGGATCACCGCCGCCAAACGCTCCCGCATCCCGGCCTTCGCCGCACTGGGCAAACGGTTCGAGGTCTACACCGAACCCATCCTCGCTGCGATTGAACTCAAACTGTCCAACGCACTCGCCGAAGGCATCAACGCCAAGATCCGACTCATCAACGCACGCGGCTACGGACATCACTCAGCCGAAACACTGACCTCGATGATCTACCTGTGCCTCGGCGGGCTCCACATCAAGCTCCCCACGAAAACCTGA
- a CDS encoding HNH endonuclease signature motif containing protein, which translates to MTTATVRVTEAVANLRAAFDAFAATDLESLSGAELIAVMDEYEMLTCRLPAQRHRLLTQLQAETTAREMGAKSWNEVLRIRWRLSTAEADRRLHEAADLGPRRSLTGEPLPPLLPVVAVAQAAGLITGEHVKVVRAAVRDLPGSVSTADREKFEVALVREAVGAGPKALAESAADRLFLLDQDGPVPDERERQRKRGVIIGNQRRDGTTPITGNLDPEAMAVWEPLFAKFAAPGMCNPADDRPCTLGTPSQDQIDHDHRTQAQRRHDAMIAIGRIALMSNPGQLNGLPVAVIIRTTVQELHSLAGIGTSGGGTKIPIRDVIRMAGHASHHLAIFDGATGAALNYFRTRRTASAAQRIMLIARDGGCTKPCCTKGPYFCQAHHGKADFARGGNTNVDDMTLACGCDNRMVDENGGYTTKFNARNECEWHPPPALEHGQARVNYHHRPELLRHRPHDGSEWAERVGQLDRLLFPAEYPPEDASEDRCDDAGWPADPGWHEDDGWHEDDGDDLTEERLLEQFRAVTADIDFWELVTGDHHHGGTGLRGP; encoded by the coding sequence ATGACCACGGCGACGGTGCGAGTGACGGAGGCGGTAGCGAATTTGCGTGCCGCCTTCGACGCGTTCGCCGCCACCGACCTCGAGTCGCTGAGCGGTGCCGAGTTGATCGCCGTCATGGACGAATACGAGATGTTGACCTGCCGGCTTCCCGCTCAGCGGCATCGTCTGCTGACGCAGTTGCAAGCCGAGACCACGGCCCGCGAGATGGGTGCGAAGTCCTGGAACGAGGTGCTGCGGATCCGGTGGCGGCTCTCGACTGCAGAGGCCGACCGGCGGCTGCATGAGGCCGCCGACCTGGGGCCGCGACGGTCGTTGACCGGCGAACCGCTGCCTCCGCTTCTGCCAGTGGTCGCAGTCGCCCAGGCGGCCGGGCTGATCACCGGCGAACACGTCAAGGTGGTACGTGCGGCGGTGCGGGACCTGCCCGGCTCGGTCAGTACCGCCGACCGAGAGAAGTTCGAGGTCGCCCTGGTGCGCGAGGCCGTCGGGGCGGGGCCCAAGGCACTCGCCGAGTCCGCGGCCGACCGGTTGTTCCTGCTCGATCAGGACGGCCCGGTGCCCGACGAGCGTGAGCGGCAACGCAAGCGTGGGGTGATCATCGGCAACCAACGCCGCGACGGGACCACACCGATCACCGGGAACCTCGATCCGGAAGCGATGGCGGTATGGGAACCCCTCTTCGCGAAGTTCGCCGCCCCCGGGATGTGCAACCCCGCCGATGACCGACCATGCACTCTCGGTACGCCCAGCCAGGATCAGATCGACCACGACCACCGCACCCAGGCCCAACGCCGGCACGATGCGATGATCGCCATCGGACGCATCGCCCTGATGTCCAACCCCGGTCAGCTCAACGGCCTACCGGTGGCGGTGATCATCCGCACCACCGTGCAGGAACTGCACTCGCTGGCCGGGATCGGCACCTCCGGCGGCGGCACGAAGATCCCGATCCGCGATGTCATCCGGATGGCCGGGCACGCCTCTCACCACCTGGCCATCTTCGACGGTGCCACCGGCGCGGCCCTGAACTACTTCCGCACTCGGCGCACCGCCAGCGCGGCGCAGCGGATCATGCTGATCGCCCGCGACGGGGGTTGCACCAAACCGTGCTGCACCAAGGGCCCGTACTTCTGCCAGGCACACCATGGAAAAGCCGATTTCGCCCGCGGTGGCAACACCAATGTCGATGACATGACGCTGGCGTGTGGCTGTGACAACCGGATGGTCGACGAGAATGGCGGCTACACGACGAAGTTCAACGCCCGCAACGAATGCGAATGGCATCCACCACCGGCACTGGAGCACGGCCAGGCCCGGGTCAACTACCACCACCGCCCGGAACTCCTCCGGCACCGGCCGCACGACGGTTCGGAATGGGCTGAACGCGTCGGGCAACTGGATCGACTGCTGTTTCCAGCCGAGTACCCGCCCGAGGATGCGTCCGAGGACAGGTGCGATGACGCCGGCTGGCCCGCAGACCCCGGCTGGCATGAAGACGATGGCTGGCATGAAGACGACGGCGACGACCTCACCGAGGAGAGGTTGCTCGAACAGTTCCGCGCAGTCACCGCCGATATCGACTTCTGGGAACTGGTCACCGGCGACCACCACCACGGCGGCACCGGTCTGCGCGGACCGTGA